tcaaattaatgaGATGGACAGTTAAAATTTGAGGTTGCAAAGTTGATAgcattagataaaaagtcacattttgagattaaaaagtcatcaCCATGAAATTCAAAGTTAAGGTATGAGGCAAATGTTAAATTTAGTTGATGAAAATTCTTATGAgacagatattttaaaatgaagagttaaaatgtcacttgaatgagatgaaaagtttaaaatcttAATCTTAAgtcttaaatcttaaaaatgtcctCTATTTCAGAGTAGTATTTTTGACTTATATACCCAAATGTTTCTTGTTACTAAGTATTTATCATCCATAGTCTGTCATCTATCAACAGCTTgatagaaatgaaaaacaataagCCTGAACAGGAATAAGGAGAGTATTGTGTGCGTGTTTTAATGAATGTTTATCTCTCAGTATCTTTACATGCAGTTTGCCAGGTTATAATCAGAATTTATTACTGTTATATATCTCAGGTTAAGAATGGATGATGAATGTTTATAGGTACTATTAAAATTAACTATTACACAGAGAAGACATTGACCTTTTTGGTGATTGTTCAGTGTTGTTCTGGGTTATTTTACAGCAGCAAAGGAGACGAGTCCAGAAGACTCCGGTAAAAGCTGAAAGCACAAATGAAACCGAGATGTTGTCACATGCTGTTGTTAACAAAAGACAACATGTGACAGGGATGATGGTAGTGGGAATACCAGGAAAAATCTCAAACATCATCATCCTGAGAAGTGACTGATAATATCACAGCCAAAACATAGTGATTCTTTATGCTAATTCTTTTAGGATTCTTACGctgttgtcagtgtttttcaGTGTTATTGAAACATGCTTATCATCAGGGCAGACAAACACATGATTTACAGTACATCTTCATATTACATTTAAGCCTGGATGGATTTGATAAGACACTTTAACAAAACTGGAAATGAGGGTGAAtccaaaataagtaaaaagtgTGACTGTTTGTACTTTATAAATGTTCCAAATAGAGCATTCATTACCTGGCGATCTAAACAGAATATACGGACtgtattttaacacttttgttGTTAAGGGGTCCAGATATAGATACATTATTTTATTGGATATGAAActatttattttgtcttcaacAGACACTGTGTCTTGAATTCAGCTGGGACTGTGCGGCACATCTTTATTTGGTTAAAATTGTTTCCGTAATGTgttcatgtgtttaaaaaataggACAAtagatgaaattttaaaaaagttgatATAAAGACATGCTGGCTTATCAATATTGGTgtctttcatatttttgtgCACAAAGAAACACTCTTGGTATCTACATTGgggtaaaaataaagatatatgGCTACCATTCTTGTACAATGCATTCTGGGCAGTGATTATCAAATGTTTGCATTCTTCCTTTTCCTATACTGAATGTTATGCTTAcagtctttgagttttaacCTAAGTGGAATTACAGTGGACAATTAAAAAGAAGCTATGGCAATTTTAATGTGGAGAGTATAATCAGAGTGCATTCTATTTTTCAACTTctctcaaactttaaaaatgtagtgtGTCTCTTTGTAAAACATACAAAAGGTACTGATATTATTCCACAAAGGTTAGTGTGTTCTTTATGCAGGACtccctttaaagctcctgtgaggaacttttaaAGTCAATTTTGGTGCCCTCTGGTGGACAAAGCTGTGAGCTTTAGCTCTTTGTTGGTGTCTTGTACATGCTCAGCATgtgatgttttgtatttttcctaTAAGAATCCTGTTCAATCTTCTTTGCAGAGGCAAGTGTAAATAAAAAGGCTATTTGGCAATGCGCTGTCAATCATAGCCTCTGACTCAAAGCAGCggttacagacataaaaaaaacatagaaaaataataatgaataatagataataaatgaataaataggtGGTTTTAAAGGTTCGCTATTGAAGGTTTCAATCAAGTACTGAAAAGATTATAGCTAATTTAATAATTAACAGGCTCCTCAAGAAACATGTTTAGAAAGCTACTTTTAATGCACTATGCTTCTCAACCAATGGGCGGCGCTAATGCGACTGTACGGGAGTTATCCAACAGCCAATGAAGAAGACGAACATTACAGAAAACGGAAGAAAACAACTTCAACGGTAGaagtttttacttttctttggGAACAATGGACCAGACTCCTAAGTTGCAAGTAAGAAAATATTACAAACGTTTATTCCTTAAGAATCCTTGTTTATGTTTGACTGTTGTCATTAATTTTCAGCCTTGTAGTAAATTCATAGACTAAATTCTAAAGTTGACCTCTTGACTTGGCGTGTTTGTGAGCCAAAACGTGAAAAAGGTCAATTGTCTTGCTGGCTAGCTAAGGGGCTAATTAACCACGGCTAATAATGTTCATTAACTACGAgtactgtcattttttttttttttttttttttaccaaatctCAATTCTATCACAATGAAGGTCTCTTTTCAGAAAGTTAATAAGTTAAACTAGTAATTGaccacaataataaaaaaaaatgaaacaaggcAACTGACCTTCGTTGGTGCGATGTTAAAGTTAGCAGTGCAAGATTAGCCGACCACTAATGTGTTATACAGATAGGGGAGTAACGGTGCTTAGCAATGCTGTCAAAGAccgatgtaaatattggcaaccTAAATCGATGTACTAAATATGAATAATGCagaactgttttatttttcaaccaGCAGGAGGTGCTCTCTGCTTTGGACTAGTTTTCTCTTTAGGATCTGCATCTAAAAAGGCAGCAAATATGAGCGTCTCTTTCTATTAAGTGAATTGTGCTATCACAGTTACTGTACATCTTATGAAAAATACCTGTATTaatattaagaaaaaagaaaatattgaatTCACGTACTATTGAATTTAATTATATTTCTCATGAATTGACTTTATATTGTGTATGGATATTGTGATACTTGTGATAACAGTCAAACagattttccattttatttaaaattaaatgtttgatttgtcTCAAGAATAAgactttttatatttctgtgtcTACTTTACAGGCCCATGTGTCAATCCAGGAGAGATTTTCCCATCCTCcactgaaaaaatgtgaaaactgcTGCATTCCAAGCAGATATCATTGTCCATTTTGTATACCGGAATTTTTCAAGCCTTCAAAACTCTACATGATCAGGGAGCACATGGAAAGTCATTTTAAGAGAGCTGTTTTTGCTGGGAGTAAGCATTTTAACCCTTACCCTTTTCTTATTCTGTCATCATAACTGTCACCCTCTACTaatttttataataatatttgttgttcttttttcagAGTACACATTTCACAAATGTGCATTGGGGTGCAGAGACACGCCTCATTACCACTGTTTGTTCTGTCAGCGGACGCTGATAAggaaaatagattttaaaagaCATGTAGTATCATGCAACAGAACCTATAAGCAGATAGTCGAAAAGTTAGGCCAAAAGACCCAAGCTGAAGGACTGCAGGCTACACTGAATGCTGAGGAGAGTGCAAGCCCATCTCTGGACGTGGTAAGACCATGATCATGTGCTTTTATGATGATCTTTATGTTCTGGCAAATGCCAATCATCTTTTATCTGATTTTGTGTGTAATGATGGGTTGATgatgggaaccactgccctaccAATAGATGGGAATTTGCAAAATATAGCTGTGGAGCTAGGTTGTATTCATGAGCTGTGATCTCTTAACTTTGAGGTTGTCAAACTTTTTAGCACTTCAGTACTACGTATTTTAAAACTATATGATTTCTACATGTACTTCAAGACCAGTGGGTAGGGAAGCAATAAGTCTgtcaaaaatgcaagtaaactCCTACATTCTGTTGAAATTCTTCGAAATTATGACAGTCTTACAGTACTGAAACATTGCCATGGTTCTATGTTATTTTGATTGTGTACAGGTCAGGTTCAGGTTTTGCCACAGTGGTGTCAAAAGCATTTATTATTGTTTGTCTTGATTTGATTATATTGAAGTCaaagattcctttttcttgacAGCCTTACTTAACCATAATTTTCTGTCACAATGATGGGAAAACACAGACTACCTTGTAATCAGGAGCAATAGATCGAAAGAAGCTGTCAAAACTGCTGCAAAcagctgaaaacaaaaacaaaaatattgtttAAGAAAATGCCTGAACAGTTCTGATGTAtactccattttttaaaatgttagctAAGTTTGGGTATTATTTTCTGTCATAAATGAAAGGCCTTAAAAACCAACTGGCTTTGAGTTGTATACCAAGGCCACAGAAcccacattttaatttttttttatttaatgcatTTGTCTTGCCTTCACAGGAGAAGGACGATGACTTTATAGATGTGAACATGATCTCAGATCCAGAAGACCAAACCAGCCAAGAAGAGGGCAGAAGCGACACTCTGACCATCCATGACTTTGGATACAAAGCTGAGAAGCCAGTGTCTTCTACATGTCATCAAACTGTGCAGACAAACTTTGACCAACCTCAAGACTGTGACGAGTTCTACTTCATGAACCTTGTGAAGTTGTTCAAAAAGCTGTCCAATGCCAAAAAGGCTGACGTCAGGATGAAAATCGAGAGGATCCTCTTGGAAGCAGGGTTTGAGTAAAGAAAAGCTGACACTCCTAAATGgtaacatttttatgatttggTGTTTATCTTGATTTATTGGAGGAATTGTCAGAGGGTGTGTACTGAGATTTATTTTCTGGCTTTGTTCATTCACATTGTACCCCGTTATGCCTTAAAACGTGCCTTTAAACATCACCGTGAACTAAACTACTGTCATTTTATAAtgcatttccaccaagcggtttggtttggtttggatCAGTACAGTTTGATACATGAAGCCCTCATCTTGCTGGTGTTTCTGTGGCTAAACTCATCCTTACTTGGTAGGAAGAGGTGTAAGGCCAGAGATATACTTGTTGTTTCACCTTTACAGCTACGTTATGAGTGTGATTGTAAATACACTTGCGTATACATAACATGTTTTACTACAGCGTACATGAGAGCTCGGGGCATTTACAGCAGAGATTAGAACTAATATTACATTAAAATTTATAATCAGTATAACCACTGGATTAGCACAGACTAATGGCTGGTAGTCAGAACACTCCATCTACAACCCCTTTCTATAATGTTTTCTTCAGTGTAATGTTCACGGTGTATTGGTTGATTTGGTTACCATGTTAACTAGTGGCTCTCGCCTCCAATGTCTGCATAACTCACTTTTGCCACAGTCCACCCACAGCCAAGTAAACTGCAGAGAAAATCACAGTTTTCTAAAGAATTTTTTTGCTTTGCCTTTGTATATgagtgcctgctctacccactgagctggACTGGCGCCCacaatttgttaatttttgaggaTGTGCACAGCTGACAGGCCAAGAACCACTGCAGGAGACCAACAGTGGGTCTAGCTCCACATCTTTTAGGGTCGGACAAGTATGCCTAGGACCCTAGCAGAAGTAGGATGGTACAGATCGGTTATTTTAGTACCAACTTTTGACTGAAGAAATAAAGAATTTCATGACATAACCAAGGTCTTGCAAATCAACCTGCAGGCACAAACTTGAACAGTGCAATCCGGTCATTGTTTCAGATCAGCGTGTAATAATCAGTGTTTGAGAATCTCATTTGGGGACTGCAAAAGTGTTCCTAAAAAGcagcacacagaaaaaaaagtagaaaaaagaagTGACAGGACTTAGATTAACTTCTAGATGAAGTTCCTCAATCATGTTTTTCTGCTATGAGCTACTTTTTACCTGTGGTTTGTCTAACTAAAGCCTCAGGATATGTTTAGGATTTCCTGTGATAGAACTGAGTTgtatgtgggaaaaaaaaacattgttactGGGTAGATGatgtttaaagggttaaagttgttgtatatttacagcttattttctgtcatttttaatgttctaACCAAGGATTACTACCTCAGCTTTTTGAAATGGATAAAACATGTCAAGCTTTTGTTTGTGAGCCTGAGATATACTACTTG
This sequence is a window from Cheilinus undulatus linkage group 1, ASM1832078v1, whole genome shotgun sequence. Protein-coding genes within it:
- the LOC121522967 gene encoding uncharacterized protein LOC121522967, which translates into the protein MDQTPKLQAHVSIQERFSHPPLKKCENCCIPSRYHCPFCIPEFFKPSKLYMIREHMESHFKRAVFAGKYTFHKCALGCRDTPHYHCLFCQRTLIRKIDFKRHVVSCNRTYKQIVEKLGQKTQAEGLQATLNAEESASPSLDVEKDDDFIDVNMISDPEDQTSQEEGRSDTLTIHDFGYKAEKPVSSTCHQTVQTNFDQPQDCDEFYFMNLVKLFKKLSNAKKADVRMKIERILLEAGFE